A genomic region of Chryseobacterium sp. KACC 21268 contains the following coding sequences:
- a CDS encoding RsmE family RNA methyltransferase produces MKLFFGQIFPEILIDSDEQQHIAKVLRMREGEEIYLTDGKGNLAKGTLIFEGKKVTLNVSEVKEDLPDFSPRLHIAIAPTKNIDRIEFFLEKAVEMGISEVSFIQTEQTERKNISIDKLRKQAISASKQSLRSHFPKVNDLQKFSEFMKNLNPENTFVAHCNENLERINLNALRLFDSAQDDNSSDVSLRLSKTSSELTFLIGPEGDFSDKEIQLLAEKGVKAVSLGNQRLRTETAGIFVAAWNYDKMF; encoded by the coding sequence ATGAAACTTTTCTTTGGACAGATCTTCCCCGAAATTCTAATTGATTCCGATGAACAACAGCACATCGCAAAAGTTCTCAGAATGCGCGAAGGTGAAGAGATCTACTTGACCGATGGAAAAGGAAATCTTGCCAAAGGAACACTTATTTTCGAGGGCAAAAAAGTAACGCTCAACGTTTCCGAGGTCAAAGAAGATCTACCTGATTTTTCACCAAGACTTCACATCGCCATTGCGCCAACGAAGAACATCGACCGAATAGAATTTTTCCTGGAAAAAGCAGTCGAAATGGGAATTTCAGAAGTTAGTTTCATCCAAACCGAACAAACTGAGCGAAAGAATATCAGCATCGACAAATTGAGAAAACAAGCCATCAGCGCTTCGAAGCAAAGTTTGCGTTCACACTTTCCAAAGGTAAATGACCTTCAAAAATTTTCTGAGTTTATGAAAAATCTAAATCCTGAAAATACATTTGTGGCGCATTGCAATGAGAACTTGGAAAGAATTAATTTGAACGCGCTTCGACTCTTCGACTCCGCTCAGGATGACAATTCGAGCGATGTCAGTCTGAGGCTCTCGAAGACATCTTCAGAACTAACATTCCTTATCGGTCCGGAAGGCGATTTTTCTGATAAGGAAATTCAGCTATTGGCGGAAAAAGGTGTCAAAGCGGTTTCGCTTGGAAATCAGAGATTGAGAACGGAAACGGCGGGAATTTTTGTGGCGGCCTGGAATTATGATAAGATGTTCTGA
- a CDS encoding DUF808 family protein, giving the protein MASGFFAILDDIGALMDDIAVTSKLATKKTAGILGDDLAVNAEKATGFLSSREIPVLWAITKGSFINKLIILPLIFLLKWLYEPAINYILILGGVYLAYEGMEKIVEFLFHREKKGHEVVQESTLPEEDENSEKSKISSAIKTDFILSLEIVIIALGTALEKQHPLITQIISVSFVAIIATVGVYGLVALIVRMDDAGFFLQKKSNNQGFLNGLGQVLIKALPIVIKVLGVVGTIALLLVSGGIFHHYIDAVHHWVSENIPANIPEQVPQFGLGIVFGLIAVLLVTIGKKIFSAMKPAKK; this is encoded by the coding sequence ATGGCTTCAGGATTCTTCGCAATCTTAGATGATATTGGTGCATTGATGGACGACATCGCAGTGACCAGTAAACTCGCAACAAAAAAAACAGCCGGAATCCTCGGCGATGACCTTGCAGTCAATGCGGAGAAAGCAACTGGCTTCCTTTCGTCCCGTGAAATCCCGGTTTTGTGGGCAATTACCAAAGGTTCTTTCATCAATAAGCTGATCATTCTTCCGCTGATTTTTCTTCTGAAGTGGCTGTACGAACCGGCCATCAACTATATTCTGATTCTTGGCGGTGTCTATTTGGCTTACGAAGGGATGGAAAAGATCGTTGAATTTCTATTTCACCGCGAGAAAAAAGGTCACGAAGTAGTTCAGGAAAGTACTTTGCCTGAAGAGGATGAGAATTCCGAAAAGTCAAAGATCAGTTCGGCGATCAAGACCGATTTTATCCTTTCTTTGGAGATTGTCATCATCGCTTTGGGAACTGCGCTGGAAAAACAACATCCTTTGATCACCCAGATCATCAGTGTTTCTTTCGTGGCCATCATTGCAACAGTCGGTGTTTACGGACTTGTCGCATTGATCGTTAGGATGGATGACGCTGGATTTTTCCTTCAAAAAAAATCTAACAACCAAGGTTTTCTGAACGGACTTGGACAGGTTCTTATCAAAGCTTTACCAATTGTAATCAAGGTTCTTGGTGTTGTTGGGACTATCGCTTTGCTTTTGGTTTCTGGCGGGATTTTCCATCATTACATAGATGCCGTTCATCATTGGGTTTCCGAAAATATTCCAGCCAATATTCCTGAGCAGGTGCCACAATTTGGATTGGGGATCGTGTTTGGATTGATAGCGGTTTTATTGGTGACAATTGGTAAGAAAATATTTTCTGCAATGAAACCTGCTAAGAAATAA
- a CDS encoding RNA methyltransferase, which translates to MNPNSTYEYLQTFLTPERLAKIEHYSQESSDFVLPVMEDIYQFRNAAAIVRSVEACGFHKVVAMEKENFFEPNLKVTKGADTWVEVEKMPRTIEALKQIKNRGYKIVAVSAENNAKMLPDYKVDEPLALVFGTEWEGTTDELLDFADETLAIPMFGFTRSFNVSVAAAICMYELKQKLLKSNIDYKLSEEKLLQLKIRWAVNSIQSGEQILARYLQENH; encoded by the coding sequence TTGAACCCAAATTCCACTTACGAATATCTCCAAACCTTTCTAACACCAGAGCGCCTCGCTAAGATTGAACATTATTCTCAAGAAAGTTCAGATTTCGTTTTGCCGGTGATGGAAGATATTTACCAATTCCGAAACGCCGCTGCAATTGTCAGAAGCGTGGAAGCTTGCGGATTTCATAAGGTTGTAGCGATGGAAAAAGAAAACTTCTTTGAACCCAATTTGAAAGTCACCAAAGGTGCAGACACGTGGGTCGAGGTCGAGAAAATGCCGAGAACGATAGAGGCATTAAAACAGATCAAAAACCGAGGTTACAAGATCGTCGCTGTTTCTGCCGAGAACAACGCAAAAATGCTCCCAGATTATAAAGTTGATGAGCCATTGGCTTTGGTCTTCGGAACAGAGTGGGAGGGAACAACGGACGAACTTCTGGATTTTGCTGATGAAACCTTGGCAATCCCAATGTTCGGATTCACGAGAAGCTTCAACGTTTCTGTTGCGGCCGCCATTTGTATGTATGAACTCAAGCAAAAACTCCTCAAATCCAACATCGACTACAAATTATCCGAAGAAAAATTGCTTCAATTGAAAATCCGCTGGGCAGTGAATTCTATTCAAAGTGGGGAACAAATTTTAGCAAGGTATTTACAGGAAAATCATTAA
- a CDS encoding DUF1572 family protein yields the protein MKDLFVKRFQYYKNIGDKTLAQLSEEQFFWQYNQESNSVAIIIKHVAGNILSRWTNFLTEDGEKDWRNRDLEFTNTFKTKDEVLEYWEKGWRCLFEALNQITDENINATIYIRGEAHSVLDAVFRQLAHYPYHVGQIIYIGEMMKDQDWQTLSIARNKSEDFNQEMHSKFDGQENASPVCFAKSDEVRDDFKV from the coding sequence ATGAAAGACCTGTTTGTAAAACGTTTCCAATATTACAAAAACATCGGAGACAAGACCTTAGCTCAACTTTCCGAGGAACAATTTTTCTGGCAATACAATCAGGAAAGCAATTCGGTAGCAATCATTATAAAGCACGTTGCAGGAAATATATTGTCGCGCTGGACCAATTTTTTGACAGAAGATGGCGAGAAGGATTGGCGAAACCGGGACCTGGAATTTACAAATACCTTCAAAACAAAAGACGAAGTTTTGGAATATTGGGAAAAAGGCTGGCGTTGCCTTTTCGAAGCGTTGAATCAAATCACGGATGAAAATATCAATGCAACGATCTACATCCGAGGCGAGGCACATTCTGTGTTAGATGCGGTTTTCAGACAACTCGCGCATTATCCTTATCACGTTGGTCAAATCATTTATATTGGAGAAATGATGAAAGATCAAGATTGGCAAACACTTTCTATCGCCAGAAATAAATCTGAAGATTTCAATCAAGAAATGCATTCAAAATTTGATGGACAAGAAAATGCTTCTCCCGTTTGTTTTGCGAAGAGTGATGAAGTACGAGATGATTTTAAGGTTTAA
- the tsaD gene encoding tRNA (adenosine(37)-N6)-threonylcarbamoyltransferase complex transferase subunit TsaD: protein MSASIILGIESSCDDTSAAIISGSKILSNIAANQAIHNEYGGVVPELASRAHQQNIIPVVEKAFSKANIQQNDICAIGFTRGPGLLGSLLVGTSFAKSLAMSLDVPLIEVNHLQAHILAHFIDDANPTPPTFPFLCLTVSGGHTMIVLVKDYFDMEIIGKTIDDAAGEAFDKIGKIFDLDYPAGPIIDKLSKEGNPDAFQFNKPRMENYDYSFSGIKTSVLYFIQKEVRKNPDFIKENLNDLCASVQRSIIEILMNKLEKASVDLHIKDVAIAGGVSANSALRKAMEINQEKLGWNIFIPKFEYTTDNAAMIAIVAKLKYERGEFTDIRTTATAKYDL, encoded by the coding sequence ATGAGTGCATCTATTATTCTAGGTATCGAGTCTTCTTGTGACGACACTTCTGCAGCCATCATCAGCGGTAGCAAAATCCTGTCCAACATTGCCGCCAACCAGGCCATCCACAACGAGTATGGTGGTGTGGTGCCCGAGTTGGCTTCCAGAGCGCATCAGCAAAACATCATCCCTGTGGTGGAAAAAGCATTTTCCAAAGCAAATATACAACAAAATGATATTTGCGCGATTGGTTTCACGCGCGGTCCCGGACTTTTGGGATCGCTGCTCGTAGGAACTTCTTTTGCCAAATCTCTGGCGATGAGTCTGGACGTGCCTCTGATCGAAGTGAATCATTTGCAGGCACATATTTTGGCACATTTTATAGACGATGCCAATCCAACGCCACCTACTTTTCCATTCCTGTGTTTGACGGTCTCAGGCGGTCACACGATGATTGTTTTGGTAAAAGATTATTTCGATATGGAGATCATTGGAAAAACGATAGATGATGCAGCAGGCGAAGCTTTTGACAAGATCGGAAAGATCTTCGACCTCGATTATCCAGCTGGACCAATTATCGATAAGTTGTCGAAAGAAGGAAATCCTGATGCGTTCCAGTTCAACAAACCAAGAATGGAGAACTATGATTACTCCTTTAGTGGGATTAAGACTTCAGTACTCTATTTTATCCAGAAAGAAGTGCGGAAGAATCCGGATTTCATTAAGGAAAACCTGAATGACCTTTGTGCATCTGTCCAAAGATCCATCATTGAAATCTTAATGAACAAATTAGAGAAAGCTTCCGTTGACCTTCATATCAAAGATGTTGCGATTGCCGGCGGTGTTTCTGCCAACTCGGCTTTGAGAAAAGCAATGGAAATTAATCAGGAAAAACTGGGTTGGAATATCTTCATCCCAAAATTTGAATACACGACAGACAATGCTGCGATGATTGCCATTGTTGCCAAACTGAAATATGAGCGTGGCGAGTTTACGGATATTAGGACGACGGCGACGGCGAAGTATGATTTGTGA